GACATGGCGGTGGGCATCATCATCGGCGCCGCCTTCGGCGCGGTGGTGCAGTCCCTCGTCGACAACATCTTCATGCCGATCATCGCCGCGGTGGTCGGCACCCCCGACTTCAGCAATCTCTTCCTCCTGCTCCGCAATCCCAAGGGGGAGACCTACGCGACGGTGAAGGCCGCGCGCGACGCGGGCGCCGTGGTCTTCGCCTACGGCCTCTTCATCAACACCCTCGTCACCTTCCTCGGCGTGGCGGTGGCCACGTTCATGCTCGTGAAGGGGATCAACGAGATGCGCCGCTCCCAGCCCCCTGCGGCGGCGCCTCCCGCACCCTCTGGCCAGGAGAAGCTCCTCATGGAGATCCGCGACCTCCTGAAGCGGTCGCCCACGCGCTGAGACGGCCCCATGCTCCGAGGGTTGAACTCGCGGCACTGGCGGGTGCGCGAGTATCTGCTCGTGTTCGGCCCGGCCCTCCTCCTGACCGCGATCGCCTTCACCGTCGCGATCATGTTCATCAAGCCCGCGCCTCCGCGCCACATCGTGATGGCGACCGGCCGCTCCGATGGCGCGTATCATCAGTTCGGCCTGCGTTACCAGGCCGAGCTGGCGCGCGAGGGTATCCGGGTCACCCTCCGCCCCACGTCCGGCGCCGTGGAGAACGTGCGACTCCTCTCCGACCCCGGCGCCGGCGTGGACGTGGCCTTCGTGCAGGGCGGCGTCGCGGCCGCCGCCGACGCGGACCTCTCCTCGCTGGGGAGCCTGTACTTCGAGCCGCTGTGGGTGTTCGCCCGCGGCGTGGCGAATGTCGAGGATCTGCGGAGCCTCCGCGGGCGCCGCATCGCGATCGGCCCCGAGGGGAGCGGGACCCGCGCCCTCGTGGACTTGCTCCTGCGCGCCAACGGCGTCACCACGCCGGCAGCGACGCTGCTGCCGGCGACCGGTCTCGACGCCGTCCGCGCCCTGCGGGCGGGCGAGATCGACGCCGCGGTGTTCGTGGCCTCGCCGGAATCGGCGACCGTGCGCGAGGCGGTGACCGTCCACGACGTCGTCCTCATGAGCTTTGTGCGAGCCGAGGCCTACACGCGCCTGTTTCCCTTTCTCTCCCGCCTCACCCTGCCCGAGGGGGCGTTGAACCTCGACCGCGACATCCCCCGCCAGGAGGTCGTGTTGCTCTCGCCCACCGCGAGCCTAGTCGTGCGGCCGGACTTCCATCCCGCGCTGAGCGATCTGCTCCTCGTCGCCGCGAGGAAGATCCACGGGCGCGCAGGCGTCTTCGAGCGCCCACGCCAGTTCCCCTCGCCCGACTTCACCGACTTCCCGCTGAGCGCGGAGGCGCTGCGCTTCCACCAGAGCGGCCCGCCCTTCCTCGCCCGCTACCTGCCATTCTGGGCCGCGACGCTGGTGGACCGCACGAAGATCATGCTGCTGCCGCTGGTCGCCCTCCTCTTTCCGCTGTTCAAGATCCTCCCGCCCACGTTCCGCTGGCGGACGCGCCGCAAGATCTACCGCTGGTACCGGGAGGTCCACGACACCGACGTTGCCCTGTGCACGCCGCAGCCCCCGGAGGAGCTCGACCGCCTGATGACGCGGCTCGATCATATCGAGCATCAGGTGCGGCTCTTGCCCATCCCGCCCGCTCATGCGGAGTCGCACTTCCACCTGCGCCTGCACATCGACCTCGTCCGCGCCAAAGTGCTCGCGGCACGCGCCGCGCTACGTTGACCTGACGGGCCGGCGCCCGCTATGCTCGACGCATGACCACTTCCGCCACCGCCTCGTCTCCCTCGACGCCTCGCTTCCACGACCTCCTCTCCATCCGCGCCCGCATCGGCACCGGCGCGGCCGCGCAGCCCGCTCGGCCCGTGCAGAGCGCGCTCTACGATTTCGGGGGCGGCTACCCCGATCCCGCGTCGTTCCCCTACGAGGGGATCGTCGCGGCGACCGCCGCCATGATCAAGGCGGAGGGCGCCCAGGCCCTCACGTACGGCGAGGCGCAGGGGTACAAGGGCCTGCGAGAGCTGGTCTGCCACAAGTACGGGCTCTTCGAAGGGCTCCGGGTCGGCCCCGAGAACATCATCATCTCCAACGGCTCGGGCCACGCGCTGTCGCTCGCATTCAGCGCCTTCGTCGACGTGGGCGACGCGATCCTCAGCGAGGCGCCGACCTTCTCCGGCACTCTCAACACTATCCGGCGCCACGGCGCTCGGGTCCTCGACGTCCCGGTGGACGACGAGGGGCTGGTGACCAGCGTGGCGCGGCGGCAGCTCGAGAGCCTGCGCCGCGAGGGCGCGCGCTGCAAGCTCATCTATACCATCGATAACTTCCAGAACCCCTCCGGCCCGACCATGAGCCTCCGGCGGCGCCGCGAGCTGGTGGATCTCGCTCACGAGTTCGACACGTTCATCCTCGAGGACGACGCCTACGGCGAGCTCCGCTTCGAGGGCGATCATCTGCCGTCGCTCTACGCGCTCGACACGGGCGGGCGGGTGATCCGGGCCGGGACCGTCTCCAAGATCCTCGGCGCGGGCTTCCGGCTCGGCTGGCTCTGCGCCCCCGTCGAGATGATCCCCGCCTTCCAGGGCTTCCTCTTCGGGGGCGGCGTCAATCCCTTCGCGTCACGGGTGGCGACCTATTTCCTGCGCGACCATCTCCAACCGCACGTCGCCCTGCTCATCAACGTCTATCGCACCAAGCGGGACGCCATGCTCCGCGGCCTGCACGAGGTGCTGGACGGGAGCGGCGCCCAGATCAGCAAGCCCGAGGGCGGCTTCTTCCTGTGGATCCGCCTGCCCACCGGCACCGACCAGAAGCGGCTGGCCGAGCTCGCGGTGCAGGCGCGCGTGCAGTACACGGGGGGCTCCGCCTTCTTCCCCAACGGTGGCGGCGACGAGTTCATCCGCCTCGCCTACAGCCTGGAGACGCCCGAGAAGTGCTACGAGGGCGCACGGCTCATCGCCCGCGCGATCCTCGACGCGCGTGTCTAGCGCCACGCGGGTGGGCCGGCTCGAGGGCAAGCGGGCGATCGTGACTGGCGCGGCCAGCGGCATCGGCCGGGCCACCCTCCTCCTCTTCGCGCGCGAAGGGGCGCGCGTGCTCGCCGTGGACCGCGCCGCCGAGGGCCTCGAGGCGGCGGCCGCCGAGGCCGGCGCCGCCGGCGGCGCCACGATTGCTCTCGCCGCCGACGCCGGCGACGAGGCGGCGGTAAAGCGCGCGGTGGACCGCTGCGTGGCGGAGTGGGGCGGGCTGGACGTCGCCTTCGCCAACGCCGGCGTCAGCGGAGGGCGCGTCCCCCTCCTCGAGCAAACGGTGGAGCAGTGGCAGGAGATCCTGCGCGTCAACCTGATCGGCCCGTGGCTCATGATCAAGCACGCCTCGCCGGCGATGATCCGTCAGGCCCACGGCTCCATCGTGTGCACCGCGTCGGTGGCAGGTCTCCGCGCCAATGCCGGCGGCACCCCCTACTCCGCCAGCAAGGCCGGTGTCATCAGCCTCGTCCAGACCGCGGCCAATGCCCTGACCGGCACGGGCGTGCGGGTCAACGCCATCTGTCCCGGCCTGATCGAGACGGGGATGACGCGGCCGATCTTCGAGTTCGCCCGCGCGCGCGGCACCGGGGACAAGATCGGCCAGCTCAACCCGACGCGCCGTCACGGGCTGCCCGAGGAGATCGCCGCCACCGCGCTCTTCCTCGCCAGCGATGACGCGTCCTACGTGAACGGGCAGGCCATCGCGGTGGACGGCGGCCTCTCCAGCACGCATCCGTTCACGGGCAGCCGCCGCTGAGTCGGCGGGCGTACCCCACCCGCTCAGGAGCGGATGGGACGACAGTAGCGGTGGAGCTCCGAGCTTGCGGTGCCCGCGTAGAGATAGCCGTCCAGCACGCCGATGCTCGTGGCGGCGGGCGGCGCCGTGGCCACCGGCTGCCACCGGACGAGGTCGTCGGTGGCCAGCACCTCGCGACCATCCAGCACGTAGAGGAGCCCGCCTGACAGCGTGAGGTCCACGAGATGCGCGGCCGGCGCGCGCACCACCCGCGCGCGCGTGCCGTCGAACGCCGTGATCCCGTTCGCTCCCAGATACACCACCTGCCCCGCGAACGGGTACGGCTTGGCGCCGGTGTTGGGGATGGGATGGAGGTCGGGCCCGTCCTCCCACGCCCGGCCGTCCCACACGCGCGAGCGCGGGAACATCCCGCCCAGGTAGTCCTGGGCCTGGACGTAGAGGCGTCCCGCCAGCACGAACACGAAGTGGAAGCGGGCGAAGTCCTGGTCCTTGCCGCTCCGGGGTCCGACTTCGAGGGCCGTGACCCACGTGCGCCCGCCGTCCACGCTGCGCACCGCGATGGCGTGGAGCCGTCGCGAGCCGACCAGCCAGAGATCGGCTCCGTCGCGGGTGACGATGTCGAAGGCGTGGGTCATGAACACCGACTTCACGTTCGACCAGGTGCCGTCAGGCTCGCCCACCGCCACCGCCGCCGACGGGCCGTCTCCCAGCGGGTCGATGGCCGGCGCGTAGAGCCGCTCACCGATGGCGCGGTAGA
The Candidatus Methylomirabilota bacterium genome window above contains:
- the mscL gene encoding large conductance mechanosensitive channel protein MscL; translation: MLKEFREFAIKGNMVDMAVGIIIGAAFGAVVQSLVDNIFMPIIAAVVGTPDFSNLFLLLRNPKGETYATVKAARDAGAVVFAYGLFINTLVTFLGVAVATFMLVKGINEMRRSQPPAAAPPAPSGQEKLLMEIRDLLKRSPTR
- a CDS encoding TAXI family TRAP transporter solute-binding subunit, with the protein product MLRGLNSRHWRVREYLLVFGPALLLTAIAFTVAIMFIKPAPPRHIVMATGRSDGAYHQFGLRYQAELAREGIRVTLRPTSGAVENVRLLSDPGAGVDVAFVQGGVAAAADADLSSLGSLYFEPLWVFARGVANVEDLRSLRGRRIAIGPEGSGTRALVDLLLRANGVTTPAATLLPATGLDAVRALRAGEIDAAVFVASPESATVREAVTVHDVVLMSFVRAEAYTRLFPFLSRLTLPEGALNLDRDIPRQEVVLLSPTASLVVRPDFHPALSDLLLVAARKIHGRAGVFERPRQFPSPDFTDFPLSAEALRFHQSGPPFLARYLPFWAATLVDRTKIMLLPLVALLFPLFKILPPTFRWRTRRKIYRWYREVHDTDVALCTPQPPEELDRLMTRLDHIEHQVRLLPIPPAHAESHFHLRLHIDLVRAKVLAARAALR
- a CDS encoding PLP-dependent aminotransferase family protein; amino-acid sequence: MTTSATASSPSTPRFHDLLSIRARIGTGAAAQPARPVQSALYDFGGGYPDPASFPYEGIVAATAAMIKAEGAQALTYGEAQGYKGLRELVCHKYGLFEGLRVGPENIIISNGSGHALSLAFSAFVDVGDAILSEAPTFSGTLNTIRRHGARVLDVPVDDEGLVTSVARRQLESLRREGARCKLIYTIDNFQNPSGPTMSLRRRRELVDLAHEFDTFILEDDAYGELRFEGDHLPSLYALDTGGRVIRAGTVSKILGAGFRLGWLCAPVEMIPAFQGFLFGGGVNPFASRVATYFLRDHLQPHVALLINVYRTKRDAMLRGLHEVLDGSGAQISKPEGGFFLWIRLPTGTDQKRLAELAVQARVQYTGGSAFFPNGGGDEFIRLAYSLETPEKCYEGARLIARAILDARV
- a CDS encoding SDR family NAD(P)-dependent oxidoreductase, which encodes MGRLEGKRAIVTGAASGIGRATLLLFAREGARVLAVDRAAEGLEAAAAEAGAAGGATIALAADAGDEAAVKRAVDRCVAEWGGLDVAFANAGVSGGRVPLLEQTVEQWQEILRVNLIGPWLMIKHASPAMIRQAHGSIVCTASVAGLRANAGGTPYSASKAGVISLVQTAANALTGTGVRVNAICPGLIETGMTRPIFEFARARGTGDKIGQLNPTRRHGLPEEIAATALFLASDDASYVNGQAIAVDGGLSSTHPFTGSRR